The following proteins are encoded in a genomic region of Variovorax paradoxus:
- a CDS encoding Crp/Fnr family transcriptional regulator: MSTTKPAIQAASLTIPQLLQRSAWFPPLDEAARERVLDDIREVEVAAGAALCRRGDTPLHWYGTLEGLLKWSITSSDGRSVTFGGLSVGSWFGEGTLLRAAPRSADVIALRPSRVAQLPLETFEWLHRTQRGFDHFLLQQLNERLHWFMGNYAAHRLLDADSQVARALAGLFHPWLYPGSEPHLQASQEEIANLSGVSRQRCNAALNRLKEAGFLRIEYGGITVIDLEGLRRFIE; the protein is encoded by the coding sequence ATGTCCACGACGAAGCCGGCCATCCAGGCGGCATCGCTGACCATTCCACAGCTGCTTCAGCGCTCGGCCTGGTTTCCGCCGCTCGACGAAGCGGCCCGCGAGCGCGTGCTCGACGATATCCGCGAGGTCGAAGTCGCGGCCGGCGCCGCGCTGTGCCGGCGCGGCGATACGCCGCTGCACTGGTACGGCACGCTCGAAGGCCTGCTCAAGTGGTCCATCACCTCGAGCGACGGCCGCTCGGTCACCTTCGGCGGGCTCTCGGTCGGCAGCTGGTTCGGCGAAGGCACGCTGCTGCGCGCCGCGCCGCGCTCGGCCGACGTCATTGCGCTGCGGCCCAGCCGCGTGGCCCAATTGCCGCTCGAGACTTTCGAATGGCTGCACCGCACGCAGCGCGGCTTCGACCATTTCCTGCTGCAGCAACTCAACGAGCGGCTGCATTGGTTCATGGGCAACTACGCGGCGCACCGGCTGCTCGACGCCGACAGCCAAGTGGCCCGTGCGCTGGCCGGGCTGTTCCATCCGTGGCTGTATCCGGGCAGCGAGCCGCACCTGCAGGCGTCGCAGGAAGAGATCGCGAACCTGTCGGGGGTGTCGCGGCAGCGGTGCAATGCGGCGCTGAACCGGTTGAAGGAGGCGGGGTTCCTGCGGATCGAATACGGCGGAATCACCGTGATCGACCTGGAGGGGCTGCGGCGGTTCATCGAATAG
- a CDS encoding metal-dependent hydrolase family protein, producing MTNTVLFRNAHLLDPLRGELLERYDVLVEDGTVREVSDKPLQSKAARIIDVKGKTLMPGLIDLHVHVIAVELNLARQVHMPNVLVTLRSVPMLRGMLRRGFTTVRDAGGAGFAFKQAVESGLAQGPRLFVSGRALSQTGGHGDMRARSDFLDPNATCPTCVRVGALARVVDGVDAVRRAVREELQMGADQIKIMASGGVASPTDPVGAFGYSEDEIRAIVEEARSRGTYVMAHAYTAEAIARAVRCGVRTIEHGNLVDAPTAALMAQLGAYAVPTLVTYDALANEGESFGLPKESVAKVADVREAGLRSLGIYKAAGVKMGFGSDLLGESQRLQSDEFRLRAEVLSPAEAIASATVVGAEVLGMPDRLGRLVPGALADILVVDGNPLRDVACLLGQGERIPLVMKEGVIQFDELE from the coding sequence ATGACGAACACGGTACTTTTCAGGAACGCCCACCTGCTCGACCCGCTGCGCGGCGAGCTGCTGGAACGTTATGACGTGCTGGTCGAGGACGGCACGGTGCGCGAAGTCTCGGACAAGCCGCTGCAGAGCAAGGCCGCGCGGATCATCGACGTGAAGGGCAAGACGCTGATGCCCGGCCTGATCGACCTGCACGTGCACGTGATCGCGGTGGAGCTCAATCTCGCGCGGCAAGTCCATATGCCGAACGTGCTCGTCACGCTGCGCAGCGTGCCGATGTTGCGCGGCATGTTGCGCCGCGGGTTCACCACGGTGCGCGACGCGGGCGGCGCGGGGTTCGCGTTCAAGCAGGCGGTGGAATCCGGGCTCGCCCAGGGGCCGCGCCTGTTCGTGTCCGGGCGCGCGCTGAGCCAGACGGGCGGGCATGGCGACATGCGGGCGCGCTCCGATTTCCTCGACCCGAACGCCACCTGCCCGACCTGCGTGCGCGTCGGCGCACTGGCGCGCGTGGTCGACGGCGTGGACGCGGTGCGCCGTGCCGTGCGCGAAGAGCTGCAGATGGGTGCGGACCAGATCAAGATCATGGCGTCGGGTGGCGTGGCCTCGCCGACCGACCCGGTGGGCGCCTTCGGCTACAGCGAAGACGAGATCCGCGCCATCGTCGAAGAAGCCCGCTCACGCGGCACCTACGTGATGGCGCACGCCTACACCGCCGAGGCCATCGCGCGCGCCGTGCGCTGCGGCGTGCGCACCATCGAGCACGGCAACCTCGTGGATGCGCCCACAGCCGCGCTGATGGCGCAGCTGGGCGCCTACGCGGTGCCCACGCTGGTCACCTACGACGCGTTGGCCAACGAGGGCGAGAGCTTCGGGCTGCCGAAGGAAAGCGTGGCCAAGGTGGCCGATGTGCGCGAGGCGGGCCTGCGCTCGCTCGGGATCTACAAGGCGGCGGGCGTGAAGATGGGCTTCGGCTCCGACCTGCTGGGCGAATCGCAGCGGCTGCAGAGCGACGAATTCCGGCTGCGCGCCGAAGTGCTGTCGCCGGCCGAAGCCATTGCCAGCGCCACGGTGGTCGGCGCCGAGGTGCTGGGCATGCCCGACCGGCTGGGCCGCCTCGTGCCGGGTGCGCTGGCCGACATCCTGGTCGTTGACGGCAACCCGCTGCGCGATGTGGCCTGCCTGCTCGGGCAGGGCGAGCGCATTCCGCTGGTCATGAAGGAAGGCGTGATCCAGTTCGACGAGTTGGAGTGA
- a CDS encoding MFS transporter has product MTMLSARIERLPFSGFHRRLLMMGGLGYTFDAMDAAVIAFVLPVLRTDWGLSSVQIGVLASANFIGFFFGALAAGACGDLIGRRKVMMSALAIYCVASLFSGMVNDWTLFLALRIAAGFGAGAESAIIAPYLSEFVARRYRGTFTGALAGFFSFGFVAAALLGYFIVPAHPQGWRIVIFITALPVVLLLWWRRALPESPRWLESQGRLGEAEAIMDAMEAEHVQGGRALPVLNAQDVAAPPPSTSRGKLLKNYATLVSGKLIRISGMTWLMWLSITFSYYSFFTWIPSLLIQNGMTITKSFGYSLVIYIAQIPGYFSAAWFNERIGRQATIVSYMLLGGASALGLAFTHSDGQIMLAGVLLSFFMNGTYAGVYAYTPEVFPTQVRATGSGLASAIGRIGGITAPILVGFVYPSLGFAGVFGMTTAVLLLGAAAVTFLGIPTRGRSLEDIAASELS; this is encoded by the coding sequence ATGACCATGCTGTCGGCTCGCATCGAGCGCCTGCCCTTCTCCGGCTTTCACCGCCGGCTGCTCATGATGGGAGGGCTGGGCTACACCTTCGACGCGATGGACGCCGCGGTCATCGCCTTCGTGCTGCCAGTGCTGCGCACCGATTGGGGGCTCAGCAGCGTGCAGATCGGCGTGCTGGCCAGCGCGAACTTCATCGGCTTCTTCTTCGGCGCGCTGGCCGCCGGCGCCTGCGGCGACCTGATCGGGCGGCGCAAGGTGATGATGTCGGCGCTGGCCATCTACTGCGTGGCGTCGCTGTTCAGCGGCATGGTCAACGACTGGACGCTGTTTCTCGCGCTGCGCATCGCGGCCGGCTTCGGCGCGGGGGCCGAGAGCGCGATCATCGCGCCCTATCTGTCCGAGTTCGTGGCGCGGCGCTACCGGGGCACGTTCACAGGCGCGCTGGCCGGCTTCTTCTCGTTCGGCTTCGTGGCCGCGGCCCTGCTGGGCTACTTCATCGTGCCCGCGCATCCGCAAGGCTGGCGCATCGTCATCTTCATCACCGCGCTGCCCGTGGTGCTCTTGCTGTGGTGGCGCCGGGCACTGCCCGAATCGCCGCGCTGGCTCGAAAGCCAGGGGCGGCTGGGCGAGGCGGAAGCCATCATGGATGCGATGGAAGCCGAGCACGTGCAAGGCGGCCGCGCCCTGCCGGTGCTCAACGCCCAGGACGTGGCCGCGCCGCCTCCCAGCACGAGCCGGGGCAAGCTGCTGAAGAATTACGCCACGCTGGTGTCCGGCAAGCTCATCCGCATCAGCGGCATGACCTGGCTGATGTGGCTGTCGATCACTTTCAGCTACTACTCGTTCTTCACCTGGATTCCGAGCCTCTTGATCCAGAACGGCATGACGATCACCAAGAGCTTCGGCTATTCGCTGGTGATCTACATCGCGCAGATTCCAGGCTACTTTTCGGCCGCATGGTTCAACGAGCGCATCGGTCGCCAAGCCACCATCGTGAGCTACATGCTGCTGGGCGGCGCCTCGGCGCTGGGGCTGGCCTTCACCCACAGCGACGGGCAGATCATGCTGGCCGGCGTGCTGCTTTCGTTCTTCATGAACGGCACCTACGCGGGCGTCTACGCCTACACGCCCGAGGTGTTCCCCACCCAAGTGCGCGCGACCGGCTCCGGGCTTGCGTCGGCCATCGGCCGCATCGGCGGCATCACGGCGCCGATCCTGGTCGGCTTCGTCTATCCCTCGCTGGGGTTCGCGGGCGTGTTCGGCATGACGACGGCGGTGCTGCTGCTGGGCGCCGCGGCCGTCACGTTCCTGGGCATTCCGACGCGCGGCCGCTCGCTCGAAGACATCGCCGCGAGCGAACTTTCCTGA
- a CDS encoding 3-hydroxyacyl-CoA dehydrogenase NAD-binding domain-containing protein, whose product MELTPRRVAVVATGVIGASWAAFFLAQGLDVEATDPSPGAEERLRSAVAAHWPTLERFGLASGASAGRLRFHERLEDAVAEAEFVQESGPERLDFKIDLFRRMDQAAPAHAILASSSSGLAISAVQAECRHPERVVLGHPFNPPHLIPLVEVVGGERTSAETIERTMAFYAAIGKRPIHVKREVKGHIANRLQAALWREAFHLVNEGVASVADIDTAIAHGPGLRWAVMGPFMNLHLSGGAGGIEHVLAHLGGPIEDWWKDLGAPSMTAELKEKVVHGVAEELGARRVADLEAARDILLLNLIRAKADTGRLD is encoded by the coding sequence ATGGAACTGACTCCAAGACGCGTGGCGGTGGTCGCCACCGGCGTCATCGGCGCCAGCTGGGCCGCCTTTTTCCTGGCGCAGGGCCTCGACGTGGAGGCCACCGACCCCTCGCCCGGTGCCGAGGAACGGCTGCGCTCGGCCGTGGCCGCGCACTGGCCCACGCTCGAGCGCTTCGGCCTGGCATCGGGTGCCTCGGCCGGGCGATTGCGCTTCCATGAACGGCTCGAAGACGCGGTGGCCGAGGCCGAGTTCGTGCAGGAGAGCGGCCCGGAGCGGCTGGATTTCAAGATCGACCTGTTCCGGCGCATGGACCAGGCCGCGCCGGCCCACGCCATCCTGGCGTCGAGTTCCTCGGGGCTTGCCATCAGCGCGGTGCAAGCCGAATGCCGGCACCCGGAACGCGTGGTGCTGGGCCATCCGTTCAACCCGCCGCACCTGATTCCGCTCGTGGAAGTGGTGGGCGGCGAGCGCACCTCGGCCGAGACCATCGAACGCACCATGGCCTTCTATGCGGCCATCGGCAAGCGGCCGATCCACGTGAAGCGCGAGGTCAAGGGCCACATCGCGAACCGGCTGCAGGCAGCGCTCTGGCGCGAAGCCTTTCACCTCGTCAATGAAGGCGTGGCGAGCGTGGCCGACATCGACACCGCCATTGCGCACGGCCCCGGCCTGCGCTGGGCCGTGATGGGGCCGTTCATGAACCTGCATCTCTCGGGCGGCGCGGGCGGTATCGAACATGTGCTCGCACACCTGGGCGGGCCGATCGAGGACTGGTGGAAGGACCTCGGCGCACCATCGATGACGGCGGAACTCAAAGAAAAAGTGGTGCATGGCGTGGCCGAAGAACTGGGTGCGCGGCGCGTGGCGGACCTCGAAGCCGCGCGCGACATCCTGCTGTTGAACCTGATTCGCGCCAAGGCCGATACCGGCAGACTCGACTGA
- a CDS encoding 3-keto-5-aminohexanoate cleavage protein, with protein MSSKRKVIVTIAPTGGMAHKSQNPHLPTQPAEIAADVLRCWNAGASVAAIHARRPDDGATCDADVYRDINSRIRAGGCDIVINNSTGGGVHGDMVKPLSGGRWEIAWEERIKGMDAGAEMCTLDATTLNLSFEGRQILMDTPITRGRELAAGMKARGIKPEWEVFSPTHILQDTTTLIDEGHDDEPYFINLVMNVHRNFQNAMPYSPRFLQMMVDTLPKGSIFGVSGIGTSQLEANVAALLLGGHARVGLEDNLYFRQGELATNVQLTERIVRVIRELDMEVATPAEARSMMGLPRRGGPRPEFAPR; from the coding sequence ATGTCGTCGAAGCGCAAAGTGATCGTGACCATCGCCCCCACCGGCGGCATGGCGCACAAGTCGCAGAACCCGCACCTTCCCACCCAGCCTGCCGAAATCGCGGCCGACGTGCTGCGCTGCTGGAACGCAGGCGCGAGCGTGGCGGCGATCCACGCACGCCGCCCGGACGACGGCGCCACCTGCGACGCCGACGTGTACCGCGACATCAACAGCCGCATCCGCGCGGGCGGCTGCGACATCGTCATCAACAACTCCACGGGCGGCGGCGTGCACGGCGACATGGTCAAGCCGCTGTCCGGAGGCCGTTGGGAAATTGCCTGGGAAGAGCGCATCAAGGGCATGGACGCGGGCGCCGAGATGTGCACGCTCGACGCGACCACGCTGAACTTGAGCTTCGAGGGCAGGCAGATCCTGATGGACACGCCGATCACCCGCGGCCGTGAACTCGCCGCCGGCATGAAGGCGCGCGGCATCAAGCCCGAGTGGGAAGTGTTCAGCCCCACGCACATCCTGCAGGACACGACCACGCTGATCGACGAGGGCCACGACGACGAACCCTACTTCATCAACCTGGTGATGAACGTGCACCGCAATTTCCAGAACGCGATGCCGTATTCGCCGCGTTTCCTGCAGATGATGGTCGACACCCTGCCCAAGGGCAGCATCTTCGGCGTGAGCGGCATCGGCACGTCGCAGCTGGAAGCCAACGTGGCGGCGCTGCTTTTGGGCGGGCATGCGCGCGTGGGACTGGAAGACAACCTTTATTTCCGCCAGGGCGAGCTCGCCACCAACGTGCAGCTGACCGAACGCATCGTGCGCGTTATCCGCGAACTCGACATGGAAGTTGCCACACCGGCCGAAGCAAGGTCCATGATGGGACTGCCCCGCAGAGGCGGTCCGCGTCCGGAATTCGCGCCGCGCTGA
- a CDS encoding Bug family tripartite tricarboxylate transporter substrate binding protein gives MNTRRHFLHTLGAATALGALSPLAALAQALEQVKIYYGFPAGSAGDSVARRVGEKLAGSAYTRNMAVVENKPGAGGRIALDVLKSAPADGSVLALSPFSCTSIYPHIYSKLSYDPSKDFVPVSIAAVMHHGLAVGPLVPPEVRTVKDFLAWAKANPNQASYGSPAAGSTPHFIGALLGLNNGVDLKHVPYRGSIPGVTDVVGGQIAAMVTPSGDFIPNHKAGKLRLLATSGKARSPFSPEVPTFAEQGFAELTTEEWFGFYAPARTPASVVATANAAINAAIKEKVVTDSLAVVGLIAQGSTAEEMARSQRAEADRWGPLVKKIGFTADS, from the coding sequence ATGAACACCCGCCGCCACTTCCTCCATACGCTCGGCGCAGCCACCGCCCTGGGCGCCCTCTCGCCGCTGGCCGCGCTGGCCCAGGCGCTCGAGCAGGTCAAGATCTACTACGGCTTTCCGGCCGGCAGTGCCGGCGACAGCGTGGCGCGCCGCGTGGGTGAAAAGCTCGCGGGCTCGGCCTATACCCGCAACATGGCCGTGGTCGAGAACAAGCCGGGCGCCGGGGGGCGCATCGCGCTCGACGTGCTCAAGAGCGCGCCGGCCGACGGCAGCGTGCTGGCGCTGTCGCCGTTCTCGTGCACCTCGATCTACCCGCATATCTACAGCAAGCTCAGCTACGACCCGAGCAAGGATTTCGTGCCGGTGTCGATTGCCGCCGTCATGCACCACGGCCTCGCCGTCGGCCCGCTGGTGCCGCCCGAGGTCCGCACGGTGAAGGACTTCCTGGCCTGGGCCAAGGCCAACCCGAACCAGGCCAGCTACGGCTCGCCGGCGGCGGGCTCGACGCCGCATTTCATCGGCGCGCTGCTCGGCCTCAACAACGGGGTCGACCTGAAGCACGTGCCCTACCGCGGCTCCATTCCCGGCGTGACCGACGTGGTGGGCGGACAGATCGCCGCCATGGTCACGCCCAGCGGCGACTTCATTCCCAACCACAAGGCCGGCAAGCTGCGGCTGCTGGCCACCTCCGGCAAGGCGCGCTCGCCCTTCTCGCCGGAAGTGCCGACCTTCGCCGAGCAAGGCTTCGCGGAGCTGACCACCGAGGAATGGTTCGGCTTCTACGCCCCGGCCCGGACGCCGGCCAGCGTGGTGGCCACGGCCAATGCGGCGATCAACGCGGCCATCAAGGAAAAGGTGGTGACGGACAGCCTGGCCGTGGTCGGCCTGATCGCGCAGGGCTCCACCGCCGAGGAGATGGCGCGCTCGCAGCGGGCAGAAGCCGACCGCTGGGGCCCGCTGGTCAAGAAGATCGGCTTCACGGCGGACTCCTGA
- a CDS encoding GAF domain-containing protein, which produces MLQTSLTESLSAVAQAHADIRQPQATFGAIDKAVAATIGHRLFTVLVHHRAERESERVYTNMREAYPVGGRKPITDSPWMQQVMQRGLPYIGRNADDLRDVFYDHELIASLGCRSVLNIPLRWRGETLGTLNMLHEENWYGTEHIELARLFAQLAVPAVMARDTKESIA; this is translated from the coding sequence ATGTTGCAAACCTCTTTGACCGAATCACTCTCCGCCGTGGCGCAGGCCCACGCCGATATCCGGCAGCCGCAAGCCACCTTCGGCGCAATCGACAAGGCGGTGGCCGCGACCATCGGCCACCGCCTGTTCACCGTCCTGGTGCACCACCGCGCAGAGCGCGAGTCCGAGCGCGTGTACACCAACATGCGCGAGGCCTATCCGGTGGGGGGACGCAAGCCGATCACCGATTCGCCGTGGATGCAGCAGGTGATGCAGCGCGGCCTGCCCTACATCGGGCGCAACGCCGACGACCTGCGCGACGTGTTCTACGACCACGAGCTCATCGCGTCGCTGGGCTGCCGCAGCGTGCTGAACATTCCGCTGCGCTGGCGGGGCGAGACGCTGGGCACGCTCAACATGCTGCACGAGGAAAACTGGTACGGCACCGAGCACATCGAACTCGCGCGCCTGTTTGCGCAGCTGGCGGTACCGGCCGTCATGGCCCGGGACACCAAGGAATCCATCGCATGA
- a CDS encoding tautomerase family protein codes for MPFINLKITRDGVTREQKTQVIAEFTETLERVLNKPPEWTHIVIEEIDTDDWGFGGVTTTEYRKRLAEGAKKAQ; via the coding sequence ATGCCTTTCATCAACCTGAAGATCACCCGCGACGGCGTCACGCGTGAACAGAAGACCCAGGTCATTGCCGAGTTCACGGAAACCCTCGAGCGCGTGCTGAACAAGCCGCCGGAGTGGACGCACATCGTGATCGAGGAAATCGATACCGATGACTGGGGGTTCGGCGGCGTGACGACCACCGAGTACCGCAAGCGGCTGGCGGAAGGCGCGAAGAAGGCGCAGTGA
- a CDS encoding feruloyl-CoA synthase, which translates to MNDDFLLDENQIAPPRTVRIDFDDGSFALRSPMALKPYARCIGEWIERWARETPEALAFAERDESGEGWRKLDYRALRHAVGAVAQALLDLKLPEGKPIAILSDNAIDHAVLMLAAMHIGRTACSLSSAYSRMAKDPSRLHGMLKALGPSLIYASDAKVYGGALAGCGVEAVTVFSRNADAHAGAMAFADLLATRETPAVMEAFAAILPDTHAKYLLTSGSTGKPKVVINTHRMLCANQQMMAQTWRFLNEEKPVLVDWLPWSHTFGANHNLHMVLCHGGALYIDEGRPAPGLIEKTVRNLREVKPTLLFNVPRGFDMLLPFLEADDALAAEVFSRLRLAFYAAAALAPSTWQRLEAVARRVRPERPLWLTTSWGATETSPAITSAHWKLDGAGCIGAPLPGLELKFVPNGQKLEMRVKGVSVFPGYRNAPRETAEAFDDEGYYRIGDAGYLADPERPERGVIFDGRVAEDFKLSSGTWVSVGTLRVKLVSLLAPHAQDVVLTGHDRDEIGMLVFASPQAASLAPQALAERIAEVLRTLRGEGAGSSQCPTCALVLSEPPSLDAGEITDKGYINQRAVLMRRAADVARLHAGVHHDLQVIRLRG; encoded by the coding sequence ATGAACGACGACTTCCTCCTGGACGAAAACCAGATCGCCCCGCCCCGCACGGTGCGCATCGATTTCGACGACGGCTCCTTCGCGCTGCGTTCGCCGATGGCGCTCAAGCCCTATGCGCGCTGCATCGGCGAATGGATCGAGCGCTGGGCGCGCGAAACGCCCGAGGCGCTGGCTTTCGCGGAACGCGACGAGAGCGGCGAAGGCTGGCGCAAGCTCGACTACCGCGCGCTGCGCCACGCCGTGGGCGCGGTGGCACAGGCCCTGCTCGACCTGAAGCTGCCCGAGGGCAAGCCCATTGCAATCCTCTCGGACAACGCCATCGACCACGCGGTGCTGATGCTCGCGGCGATGCACATCGGCCGCACGGCCTGCTCGCTGTCGAGCGCGTACTCGCGCATGGCGAAAGATCCGTCGCGGCTGCACGGCATGCTGAAGGCCCTCGGGCCGTCGCTGATCTATGCCTCGGATGCCAAGGTCTACGGCGGCGCGCTCGCGGGCTGCGGTGTGGAGGCGGTCACGGTGTTCAGCCGCAATGCCGATGCGCATGCGGGCGCGATGGCTTTCGCGGATCTGCTCGCCACGCGGGAGACGCCCGCCGTGATGGAGGCCTTCGCGGCCATCCTGCCCGACACCCACGCCAAGTACCTGCTGACCTCGGGCTCCACCGGCAAGCCCAAGGTGGTGATCAACACGCATCGCATGCTGTGCGCCAACCAGCAGATGATGGCGCAGACCTGGCGTTTTTTGAACGAAGAGAAACCGGTGCTGGTCGACTGGCTGCCCTGGAGCCACACCTTCGGCGCCAACCACAACCTGCACATGGTGCTGTGCCACGGCGGTGCGCTCTACATCGACGAAGGCCGGCCCGCGCCGGGACTCATCGAGAAGACCGTGCGCAACCTGCGCGAGGTGAAGCCCACGCTGCTGTTCAACGTGCCGCGCGGCTTCGACATGCTGCTGCCGTTTCTCGAAGCCGACGACGCGCTCGCCGCCGAGGTGTTCTCGCGCCTGCGGCTGGCCTTCTATGCGGCCGCGGCGCTCGCGCCTTCGACGTGGCAAAGGCTCGAAGCGGTGGCGCGGCGCGTGCGGCCCGAGCGGCCGCTGTGGCTCACCACCTCGTGGGGCGCGACCGAAACGTCCCCGGCCATCACCTCGGCGCACTGGAAGCTCGATGGTGCCGGCTGCATCGGCGCGCCGCTGCCGGGGCTCGAACTCAAGTTCGTTCCCAATGGCCAGAAGCTGGAGATGCGGGTCAAGGGCGTGTCGGTGTTTCCCGGCTACCGGAATGCGCCGCGCGAAACGGCGGAGGCTTTCGATGACGAGGGCTACTACCGCATCGGCGACGCGGGCTACCTCGCCGACCCCGAGCGCCCGGAGCGCGGCGTGATCTTCGACGGCCGCGTGGCCGAAGATTTCAAGCTCTCGAGCGGCACCTGGGTCTCGGTGGGCACGCTGCGCGTCAAGCTGGTGTCGCTGCTGGCGCCGCATGCGCAGGACGTGGTGCTTACGGGCCATGACCGCGACGAGATCGGCATGCTGGTGTTTGCGAGCCCGCAGGCCGCGTCGCTCGCGCCGCAGGCACTGGCCGAGCGGATCGCCGAGGTGCTGCGCACGCTGCGGGGCGAAGGCGCGGGTTCGTCGCAATGCCCCACGTGCGCACTGGTGCTCAGCGAGCCGCCGAGCCTCGACGCGGGCGAGATCACCGACAAGGGCTACATCAACCAGCGCGCGGTGCTGATGCGCCGCGCGGCCGACGTGGCGCGGCTGCACGCCGGCGTGCACCACGACCTGCAGGTGATCCGCCTGCGCGGCTGA
- a CDS encoding LysR family transcriptional regulator, with protein sequence MNYRSADLNLLKVFEALMTEGNVTRAARKLSLTQPTVSNALRRLRETFDDPLFVRSGAGVNPTRRAIELWEPLAPSLHAIRGTLEGERFDALRSTASLSIAMSDYVSSIVVPRLAGQLSTAAPSMQIHAIPNTLVDFDKVLADNKADFAISVYNEEVQRPAFLKSRALWSPDFMCVLRTGHPLARADKIPLKKFLAARHVDVSLVGKTMPTYDLFLHSRGLQRNLVATVNHYHAAYEVVRRSDLIAVLPWSERFEPVRLAGLRRMPVPLDAPPRIIELFWHQRHETSALHQWLKNLLLVLFEQPS encoded by the coding sequence ATGAACTACCGCTCCGCCGACCTGAACCTGCTGAAGGTGTTCGAAGCGCTCATGACCGAAGGCAATGTCACGCGCGCCGCGCGCAAGCTGTCGCTCACCCAGCCCACGGTCAGCAATGCGCTGCGCCGCCTGCGCGAGACCTTCGACGATCCGCTCTTCGTGCGCAGCGGCGCCGGCGTCAACCCCACGCGGCGCGCCATCGAGCTGTGGGAGCCGCTCGCCCCGTCGCTGCATGCGATTCGCGGCACGCTGGAAGGGGAGCGCTTCGACGCCCTGCGCAGCACCGCGAGCCTCAGCATCGCCATGTCGGACTACGTGTCGAGCATCGTGGTGCCGCGGCTGGCCGGCCAGCTGAGCACGGCCGCGCCGTCGATGCAGATCCACGCCATACCCAACACACTGGTCGACTTCGACAAGGTGCTGGCGGACAACAAGGCCGACTTCGCGATCAGCGTCTACAACGAGGAAGTGCAGCGGCCGGCGTTCCTCAAGTCGAGGGCGCTGTGGTCGCCCGACTTCATGTGCGTGCTGCGCACGGGCCATCCGCTGGCACGCGCCGACAAGATCCCGCTGAAGAAATTCCTGGCCGCGCGCCATGTCGACGTGAGCCTGGTCGGCAAGACCATGCCGACCTACGATCTCTTCCTGCACAGCCGCGGGCTCCAACGCAACCTGGTCGCGACGGTGAACCACTACCACGCGGCCTACGAAGTGGTGCGCCGTTCCGACCTGATCGCGGTGCTGCCGTGGTCCGAGCGCTTCGAGCCGGTGCGCCTGGCCGGCCTGCGCCGGATGCCCGTGCCGCTCGACGCGCCGCCGCGCATCATCGAGCTGTTCTGGCACCAGCGGCACGAAACCTCCGCGCTGCACCAGTGGCTCAAGAACCTGCTGCTGGTGCTGTTCGAGCAGCCCTCCTGA